The segment TTGGCAACCAAATGGCTCATTAAAAGCAATACTTGAAATACCCGCTGCCGCAAGACCAAACGTGATAGACAGACTAGGTGCAATTACAAAAGGTACTGCAAACGTTGAGGTACAAAAATGAGTAACGAAAGAAAACGTCATGTAATTCCTGGTGAAGTAATCACATCTGGTCCTTACAGAGCTGAACAAAACACCATTCAGGTCGGAGATAAAATCGTATCAACTATTGTTGGTTTATCTGATGTACATGATGGAAGTGTTAGAGTAATTCCACTTACTGGTGGTTACATTCCAAAAGATGATGATTTAGTAATTGGAAAAATCGCATCTCATTCCTCGTTATCTTGGACTGCAGACATTAATTCTTGTTATGTTGGAATGCTTCCAGCTAGTGATGTTTTCGGTAGAGATTATTCTTCAAGTTCTGATGATATGAATTCTAAATTAGCAAAAGGTGATTTAATTGCTGCAAGAATTGTCAATGCTGATATGACTCGTGATCCACTTATCACAATTAGTGGTCGTGAACTTGGTAAAATTGACTCAGGTGAGTTAGTAAAAATTTCTCCAAATAAAGTTCCTAGATTAATTGGCAAACGAGGCTCAATGATACAATTGATTGAGTCATCAACTAACAGTCAAGTTACTATTGGTCAAAATGGATTACTTGTTGTCTCATCTGAAGATTCAAATGGATTATTAAAGGCGATACAAGCAATTGAATTGATCGAAGAACAAGCACACGTTGCAAATTTAACTGATCAAGTAAATGAAATGTTGGAATCAAAAAGTGAATAAAAATGGGTGGAAGAGACACAGATATTGTATTATTAGATGAAAACGGAATTCGTTGTGACGGAAGAAAAGTCAACGAAACCCGAAAAGTTACCATTAAAGCTGGAGTTTTAAAAAATGCTAATGGTTCAGCATACATTGAATTTGGTGATAACAAAATTCTTGTGGGCGTGTATGGTCCTAGAGATGTACATCCAAAACACATGTCTGATACTGACACGGGAATTTTACGTTGCAGATACCACATGGCTCCATTTTCTGTTGGTGAAAGAAAAAATCCTGCACCATCAAGAAGAGAAGTTGAAATTAGTAAAGTCATCAAAGAAGCATTGGAACCTGCAGTAATGTTAAAAGAATTTCCTAGAACTGCAGTTGATGTTTTCATGGAAGTCTTACAAGCAGATGGTGGTACAAGATGTGCTGCATTAACTGGTGCATCTGTTGCATTAGCTGATGCTGGAATTCCTATGCGTGATTTAGTTGCTGGATGTGCAGCAGGAAAAGCTGCTGATGCAGTAATATTGGATGTAAACAATGAAGAAGACCAAGCAGGTCAAGCAGATCTTCCAATTGGTTATATGCCAAATTTGAAAAAGATTACATTATTACAATTAGATGGCGTTTTGACTCCTGAAGAGTATAAACAATGTATTGAAATTGGAATTGATGGCTGTAATCAGGTTTATGAAATACAGAAAAAAGCTTTACAAGACAAATTCTTTGCAAGTGGTGAAAAACAATGAGTGACGGCTTAATTATTGATCAATTAAAGAAGAATCAAATTCTTGATTTACTTAAAGAAGGAAAACGTGTTGACGGTCGTCAATTTGATGAACCACGTAAATTAACTATAGATATCGGAGTAATTCCAAAGGCTGAAGGGTCTGCACGTGCAAGATTAGGTGATACTGAAGTTGTAGCCGGTGTAAAAGTTCAACCTGAGCGTCCATTTCCAGATACAGGTGATAAAGGAATGCTAATTTGTACTGCAGAAATTTTACCAATTGCACATCCTTCTGCTGAAACTGGTCCTCCACAACCACCTGTTGTTGAATTGGCAAGAGTCACTGATAGAGGTATTAGAGAAAGTGGAATGTTAGACATGAAACAATTAGTTTTAGAAAAAGACAAATCAGTAATTGGTGTATTTTGTGATAATGCTGTAACTGATCATGATGGTAATTTGTTTGATGCATGCTCATACGCATCTACCGCTGCAATCAATGCGTGTAAGATTCCTAAATATGAAATGCAAGATGATGCTCCGGTTAAAATTGAAGGTGAATTTACTGAACCTCCTATTACAACATTACCTGTATCTGTAACAATGGCAAAAATTGATAATTTCATTATAGTTGATCCTACTATTGAAGAATGGGCTATAATGGATGCACGAATTACAATTACAACAAATTCTGATGGTAATGTTGTTGCATTACAAAAAGGTGGTTCAGATGGATTTACTCAGGAAGAACTGATCAAATGTTCTGAAATGTCAATCAAAGTAGGTTCCAAAATACGAGAGATTATAAAACAATCAAAATAAAGTGGTAATTAGATATGGCAAAAAAACAAACTACACTAAAAGGACTTGGACCAAGATATGGAATTAAGATTCGTAAACAATTCACTCAAGTTCATCATTTGATGAAGCAGAAAAGAAAATGCCCTGAATGTGGAGGTCCCGTCATTCGTGAAGCAGTTGGAATTTGGGCTTGTAAAAAATGTGGACTAAAAATAGCTGGCACTGCATATGACGTTAAGCTTTAGTGCCAAAATTCAATTCTCTTCAGACAAAGAAAATTCTTCAATTTATCAATCAATAAACACTGATAATGAATTCTATCCTGAAAATCCTACAAAAACAAAAATTTCTCTTGATAAAGAAATTATAATCGAACTAGAATCACACCATCTGCCTCATTTACGCGCAAATCTAAATTCCACATTACGCTTATTGCAGGCATCATACGATACAATAAACTCTGTAAAGGTATAATAGAAGAATAATAAATTCTAAATCATGTCAGCAGGACAACAAATGCCACCATGGTTACAAGAACAAATTGGAAAAATGCAACAATCTCAACAAAACTTACAATCAATTCTAATGCAAAAACAACAAGTTGAGATGGAAAATGCAGAATCTGACAGAGCACTAGAGGAATTAAAAAAAGCATCTGATGGTGATCAAGTTTTCAAATATGCTGGTTCAATCCTAATTAAATCTGATAAAAAATCTTTGATAGATGAATTAGAAGAAAAAAAAGAGCTATCTAAAACAAAATCTACTGTGTTGGCAAAACAAGAAGAACGACTTAAAACAAGTCTTCAAGAACAAGAACAAAAAATTCAAGAAATGTTGAAGAATCCAAATCCACCTAGTGCCGAAAAACCTTCATCATAACACCTTAACAAATTTTAACATAGAATACGTTACATAATTGTGGAGATAGAAAAATTACGAATTATTGTTGACGAACGAGAAAAAAAGAGTGGTATTCCAAAACTTTTAGCTGCAATTGGTGTGAAAACTGAGATTAAAACACTTGTAATCGGTGATTATATTGTAGCTCCTGAAACAGTGGTCGAAAGAAAAACTATTGCTGATTTACTTTCTTCCATATTTGATGGTAGATTGTTTGATCAATGTAGTAGATTAACTGAACATTACCAACATCCGATTTTGTTGGTTGAAGGAAATGTGGATGAAATTGAAGAATTAACAGATAATCCTTTGATATTTTATGGTGCATTATCCACTGTCGCATTAGAATTTAAAATTCCAGTAATTCCTACTCCAAGTGCAACACATACTGCTAAACTCTTGGTGTCTCTTTCTACAAGAAAAGAGTTGACAAAAGGACCTTTTCTTAAAAAAATTAAAAAATCAAACAATATTGAAAAACAACAACTTTCTGTTTTGTGCAGTCTTCCTGGAGTGGCTGAAAAATCTGCTATTCGTTTACTAGAAAAATTTGGAACTCCTCTTGATGTATTATGTGCGCCTGTAACTGAACTGGCAAAAACTCCTGGATTAGGTGAAGCAAAAGCAAAAAAAATTAAAAAAATGTTACAAAATAAGAATAAAAATTTTAAAAAATCAGGACAAAAAACATTACATGAATCTTAAATTGATTTTTTAATTAATTTTCTATTTAATTTATTTCCACATATTGGGCATTCTTTTTCTTTTGAAAATTCTTTTCCACATATTGAGCAATAACTTATCCATTTTCCAACAGTTTTAATTCCTTTAGTCATTAACGGAGAAGTTTTAATTTTTAGCTGTTTTGCAACATTTGTAACTGCAAAATCATCTGTAATCAGTTCACAATCATTTTCTAATGCTAATGCAATGATTGACATATCCTGTTTGGAAATTGTTGTGCTATCTCCTGTTTTTATTGATGCATCTTTGACAATGGCAATATTTTTTTCACTTGGATCTCTAATCTGAAGTCTGTTTGTTTGTTGTAACATCTCAAGTGCACCTTGTTTTGCTTTGATATGTTGAATTTCTTCATATACAATACTAGTTGTCATAAAAGAATCATTAGAAACAAATGGTATTCCTGCATAAAATGCAGTAGCATCTAAAATTTTAGAATCCAAGTTTATTCATTTGTCTTAGACCTTTTTTCTTTAACCTAACAAAAACTGCTTGTTTTTTAAATTTCTTAATTGTAATTTTTTGATCAAATTCAGATGATTTTATCATTTGTGCATCCATTACTATGTTACAATCATGTGAACAGTTTATCTCAATTTTTTCATCTGGAACTACAATTGACGGTAATCTATGTACTGGAGCAACTGGTGTTATTATCAGAACATCTAAACTCTCATGCAATAATGGACCTCCAATTGAAAAAGAATGTCCTGTAGATCCACTAGGTGTTGAAATTATCACCCCATCCATTTTTTGTTTTACTGTATCATTTTGGAATTTAATTTCAAACTCTGCTGTTTTTGTTAGATTTTTGCGATTAACATAAATTTCATTTAATGCAGGTGAAAATTCTTCACCATTGCATGATGCTACAACTCTTGTTCTTTTATCCAACCAAATGTCATCTTTTCCAATTGCTGTAACTGCATCATCAAAATCATCTAGTGTTATCTCTGAAAGTATTCCACGATTTCCTCCAACATTTATTGTTAAAATTGGAGTCTCATTTCGAAGATTTCTAAATGCTCTTAATGTAGTTCCATCTCCTCCTAAAGTCACCACTAAATCTAATTTAATTTTTGAAAACTCTTCAAGTGATTCAACTTTTTCTGCTCCTGATACGCTGACTGGAGCAATTGTATAGACTTTGATCTTTTTTGCAATTAGCTTCTTTGAAATCATCTCTGCGGCATCTTCAGAAATCTTTGATCCAAATTTACTTACTATTGCAACTTTGTTTAGTTTCAAGCAGTCTCTTCACCTTATATCGTATTTAAAAATGATATTGCCTTATTTACGAATGATTCATCATTTTTCATGAATATTTTTCACAATTATTCGATAACGTTTTTAAAGAATTGAACTCGAATTAACATAAATGTCTCTGTTACTCAAAGATCGAGTTTACACAATGGAATCTCAAACTGCAAAACGAGGTGTATATCCATTACATGGATTTAAACTGGGACTATATCGTTTGCCTTTCAAATTAGATGATCCACTTGAAATCAAATCTATTCATGATGGATTGAAAAAAGCATTTGAAATGGAAATCTATGCAGATAGAATATTTGCAACATATCATTGGTCTGAAGAAAACATGCCTGACCAATTTGCAAAAGATTATGAAAAAGTTGACTTGAATGTAACAGTTGAAATTGTAACAGGTGATGTTGTCGATATAATTTATCAAATTTGGCCTATTGACAAATTTGGTGATCCACATTGGTTAAAAGATTATAGGAAAAAGGCTGACCACTTTGCAAAAATGGTTACTGATACTATTTTACGTAATACAATACTTGAAGAAAAATTCCGTGCTGCATTAATGAAAACTGAAAAAATTTCTGAAAAAGAATCTATCAAACGTTTGGAAGAATTAACACCGTTGGCAATGATTGTTCTTAATGCAAAACCAAAACCAAAGGCTGCATCTGAAGAAGAAATTGAAGAAATTGATGATGCTAATGTTGAAGCACTAGATGGTGCAAAACCTGGACCAATTGATGTTGATTATAAATCAAAAATGAAACAATCTCCATCATTCGAAGCTGAAACCGGTCATGAGATTAAAACATGGGGTCGAGTTGGAACTGAAAATGCAATTATGGGTGTTTGGGGTGAGTTTGTTTCAGTTGATTTTGATATTTGTGTTGCAGATGGTGCATGCATCGATGCATGTCCTGTTGCTGTTTATGAATTTGTAGAATTCTCTGGAAATGCTGCTTCTGATAAGAAACCATTAATGTCAAAAGAACCAGATTGTATATTTTGTCTAGCATGTGAGGGCGTTTGTCCTCCAAAAGCCATTAAGATCTTTGAACAAAAGTAATATCTCTGATTTCAGATATATAGCACCTATACAATTTTCAAAGTGATAGACATTGGAAGGTAATCCATTCACTCAATTTGTATTTCAAATTTTCATATTTTGCGCAATTTTGATTATTGGATATACCTGTAACTTCTATTATTTGGCCTTTTTGTCCAGTCGTAGAAAGGAGAATGATTCCGTTATCGAGGTGGGTGAACCAACTATCACAATTCAACTTCCAATTTACAATGAAAAATATGTTGCAACAAGATTAGTTGATGCTGTTTGCCAACAGGATTATCCAAAAGATAAGATGCGTATAATGGTCTTAGATGATTCTGACGATGATACTGTTGAAACAATGTCAAATACTGTAAAAAAATATCAAAGTTTGGGATTTGATATTGAACATGTTCGTAGAGGAACGCGAACTGGATACAAGGCTGGTGCTTTAAAACATGCAATGAAATCTACTGATAGTGAATTTGTTGCAATTTTTGATGCAGATTTTATTCCACCAACATGGTATCTGAAAAAAGCAATGCCACATTTTGCAAAATCAAACATTGGTCTCGTTCAATGTAGGTGGGGTCATATCAATGAAAATTATTCAGCTCTTACACAGGCTCAAGCATTAAATTTAGACTTTCATTTTTTGGTAGAGCAAAAAGCAAAAAGCAATTCTAAATTATTTATGAATTTTAATGGAACTGCTGGTATCTGGAGAAAAGAATGCATTGATGATGCTGGTGGTTGGCATACTGCTAC is part of the Candidatus Nitrosopelagicus brevis genome and harbors:
- the rrp4 gene encoding exosome complex RNA-binding protein Rrp4, whose amino-acid sequence is MSNERKRHVIPGEVITSGPYRAEQNTIQVGDKIVSTIVGLSDVHDGSVRVIPLTGGYIPKDDDLVIGKIASHSSLSWTADINSCYVGMLPASDVFGRDYSSSSDDMNSKLAKGDLIAARIVNADMTRDPLITISGRELGKIDSGELVKISPNKVPRLIGKRGSMIQLIESSTNSQVTIGQNGLLVVSSEDSNGLLKAIQAIELIEEQAHVANLTDQVNEMLESKSE
- the rrp41 gene encoding exosome complex exonuclease Rrp41 is translated as MGGRDTDIVLLDENGIRCDGRKVNETRKVTIKAGVLKNANGSAYIEFGDNKILVGVYGPRDVHPKHMSDTDTGILRCRYHMAPFSVGERKNPAPSRREVEISKVIKEALEPAVMLKEFPRTAVDVFMEVLQADGGTRCAALTGASVALADAGIPMRDLVAGCAAGKAADAVILDVNNEEDQAGQADLPIGYMPNLKKITLLQLDGVLTPEEYKQCIEIGIDGCNQVYEIQKKALQDKFFASGEKQ
- the rrp42 gene encoding exosome complex protein Rrp42 is translated as MSDGLIIDQLKKNQILDLLKEGKRVDGRQFDEPRKLTIDIGVIPKAEGSARARLGDTEVVAGVKVQPERPFPDTGDKGMLICTAEILPIAHPSAETGPPQPPVVELARVTDRGIRESGMLDMKQLVLEKDKSVIGVFCDNAVTDHDGNLFDACSYASTAAINACKIPKYEMQDDAPVKIEGEFTEPPITTLPVSVTMAKIDNFIIVDPTIEEWAIMDARITITTNSDGNVVALQKGGSDGFTQEELIKCSEMSIKVGSKIREIIKQSK
- a CDS encoding 50S ribosomal protein L37, with amino-acid sequence MAKKQTTLKGLGPRYGIKIRKQFTQVHHLMKQKRKCPECGGPVIREAVGIWACKKCGLKIAGTAYDVKL
- a CDS encoding KEOPS complex subunit Pcc1 — encoded protein: MTLSFSAKIQFSSDKENSSIYQSINTDNEFYPENPTKTKISLDKEIIIELESHHLPHLRANLNSTLRLLQASYDTINSVKV
- a CDS encoding prefoldin subunit beta, which encodes MSAGQQMPPWLQEQIGKMQQSQQNLQSILMQKQQVEMENAESDRALEELKKASDGDQVFKYAGSILIKSDKKSLIDELEEKKELSKTKSTVLAKQEERLKTSLQEQEQKIQEMLKNPNPPSAEKPSS
- a CDS encoding ERCC4 domain-containing protein translates to MEIEKLRIIVDEREKKSGIPKLLAAIGVKTEIKTLVIGDYIVAPETVVERKTIADLLSSIFDGRLFDQCSRLTEHYQHPILLVEGNVDEIEELTDNPLIFYGALSTVALEFKIPVIPTPSATHTAKLLVSLSTRKELTKGPFLKKIKKSNNIEKQQLSVLCSLPGVAEKSAIRLLEKFGTPLDVLCAPVTELAKTPGLGEAKAKKIKKMLQNKNKNFKKSGQKTLHES
- a CDS encoding NOB1 family endonuclease: MDSKILDATAFYAGIPFVSNDSFMTTSIVYEEIQHIKAKQGALEMLQQTNRLQIRDPSEKNIAIVKDASIKTGDSTTISKQDMSIIALALENDCELITDDFAVTNVAKQLKIKTSPLMTKGIKTVGKWISYCSICGKEFSKEKECPICGNKLNRKLIKKSI
- a CDS encoding NAD(+)/NADH kinase, which gives rise to MKLNKVAIVSKFGSKISEDAAEMISKKLIAKKIKVYTIAPVSVSGAEKVESLEEFSKIKLDLVVTLGGDGTTLRAFRNLRNETPILTINVGGNRGILSEITLDDFDDAVTAIGKDDIWLDKRTRVVASCNGEEFSPALNEIYVNRKNLTKTAEFEIKFQNDTVKQKMDGVIISTPSGSTGHSFSIGGPLLHESLDVLIITPVAPVHRLPSIVVPDEKIEINCSHDCNIVMDAQMIKSSEFDQKITIKKFKKQAVFVRLKKKGLRQMNKLGF
- a CDS encoding 4Fe-4S dicluster domain-containing protein; the encoded protein is MSLLLKDRVYTMESQTAKRGVYPLHGFKLGLYRLPFKLDDPLEIKSIHDGLKKAFEMEIYADRIFATYHWSEENMPDQFAKDYEKVDLNVTVEIVTGDVVDIIYQIWPIDKFGDPHWLKDYRKKADHFAKMVTDTILRNTILEEKFRAALMKTEKISEKESIKRLEELTPLAMIVLNAKPKPKAASEEEIEEIDDANVEALDGAKPGPIDVDYKSKMKQSPSFEAETGHEIKTWGRVGTENAIMGVWGEFVSVDFDICVADGACIDACPVAVYEFVEFSGNAASDKKPLMSKEPDCIFCLACEGVCPPKAIKIFEQK